TTCTTGAGGATCATTAACTTTACAAAAATATAGAAGATCAATGATCCCAACAACCAATGTAGTTTCATATATACATCATTCCTCATGTAGTCATGGGTGTGGTGATTAGCAGTCTAGCTGAGTTCATCAGAATAGTTGCAATGAGGGGATTACCGGCGGGTACATATGTAGCTGATCCTTCATCTCGCGGGCTGTCACTGTTGGTTACACATGCCATTatattgaaatgaaaatctgtAAATTTATCATCCTGTGATGCTAACCTTTTCAAAATTTTGCTCGGTGTTGCGTTGAAGAACTCCTTCCGTGCTGCAGCAGTGCCTCTCTTTCTAGTGAATGAGATCTGGTATGCAACTAGTCGGCTGTTTGCCTTGGGTTGGCATGAATTGATGGACATCTTCATAGACTCCCTTCACAATGGAGTCTGGTGCAGCGCTTGGTTTTAGTTTTAAAAACTTAATTTTTTCCTCTACTTGAAGAATCTCTTGTGGCAGGATGTGCTGATTTCTATCGGGTTTTTTTGACAATGATGTCTTCACATGAGATTTCAAAGAGGTCTTCCGCCATTTTCCCCAATAATACAGCTGCGGTTTGATCGCTTTCATCCTCAATGAGAACCACAACTCTATGCCTGCATTTGTACACAGAACAGCATACTTCTGTAGCTGAATTTGTAAGAAAATGGCATTTATACAGTGTTATTGGACAAGAGTGTGGGGTAACAAACTAACAATTAGTAATCCAATTCCCATACATCACAAACTAAAGGGTAAAAACTACTCATACCTGTCACTGCTCAGAAGGTATTGGTCCAGAATGGAAATGGTGTTCAAATATGGATTACACACTAAACCAGTTTCCTTAATTCTCGTGTATTGAGCTTATGCCACGTACAGGCAGCCCCATACATAGATATAAGTTTGGAAAACTGGATTACATATTTTTAGATAATAGATATATTGCACATTGCAAATTTCTGCATATCAACAGCAAGGCTAATGCCTCCCATAACCGAGCTTGCTGTTCAAATTTGCCTCACCAAAGCTTTCCTCTGCCTTTGCCAGGTTTCTTTTTGCAACTGCGTGATCTACCTCAGCAACAGATAGCCTCTCCCTTAACCTCTTCATTTCAGCCTCCAAAGCATCATCATCCTCTCTGAGTTTCTTCAATACTCCTTCCCTCTCCCCAAACTTCTTTATTCCCAAAGCTGATTGAACATAAGGCTCCAGCCAACTCAAGTCGAATCTGAAGGTTTCAACCTCCTCCCACAAAACTTGAAGGTGCTCACATGGATCATGCTCACGTGGATCCTCCATCATATCCTTAACCTTTGTAGTGTTCAGAAAATGCAATAGTCGACCCAAAGCTGTGAATGCCCATCCACTAAACATGAGACTTCTTTTCCTCTGGCAGCTAATCAACGAAGGATGCCATGAACAGACTTCTTCCAGCAGCGGAACAAAAGCCTTATCTACTTTACCTAATCCCCTGAAATCTGCGAGCTCGCCAACTGGGGTCAGTGGGCTGGAGGGAGCTTCATCGTTGTCCTCAACTATGGGAGGGCTAACTGGGCTATCAGTCTCCTGGTAAGGAAGCACTTGATCAGATCTTGGTTCTATTTTCAAGTTTCGAACTTTCACAGAATCAACAGTTGGTCGAACAGGGTCAGAATTTATTGCATCCTGAAAAGCAAGCGTCTGTTCATTACTAAGTGATGTATGTGTGGTTGAAGCATCTGAATATTTCACAGAATCCACATCTGAAGACTGACTTTGAAGTTCCTGCTCAACAAAGGCAGCTTCTTGGTCTTTTAAAACCTTAATGTCAGCTTTACTGACTGCAACCTCAGCTTCAACAATACATGTGTCATCCACGAGATACCCTTCATTCGGGTCAAAAAGCTCACTCAGAGGCATGAATGATGTGAAGCCCcagtcactttttttttcactGAACTCATGCTGAGTGTCTGTAAATCCAGATAAGAAGgatataacaaaaaaataaaaaataaaaataaaaacataaaaacataaaaaagaatGCACTTCCAGCGGATATATGATCATAATCATAGACCAAGCCATCAGCAAGTAAAAGCCCTTGAAAGAAGATTGTTACAAAActtaacaaacaaaaaagaattaatGAGCCAGTGTACAGTGTGTTTGGTTCACTCATCAAATTCACTGATATAAACAGCAGCGATTAACAAACAGTGATAGAACTTTATGACTATGTAAAGAAAAGGCAATCAGACATTGAGAATTGCAATCCAAAGTAGAATCATTTTACTGCGTTAAGAAATCAGCTTGCAATCGAATAAGAGACAGAGGCTCAAGCATAAAAGTGAGACAGTCGaacaagatgaagaagatagtaaagtaaagaagaaaaatacCGATTGTTATCGATTTGTCGCTGTTAAATTGATTAACGACAGTCAAGGTGAACTCGGCATATCGACTCCACCCAGATGGTAACTTTGAAGCATCCGCAACGTTCAAGTACATGGACAAGTATTGCCTCCCATTGCTCCCTTTTGGATACACCACGATCCGCCTGATCAAAACCAGCCAAGTAAGTGAGTACTATAACATATAAGAAAGCAAAAGTAACAAAATTGATTATACGAGAATGTCATGCGAGAGATATGTATACCATTTGAAATCCCCGACAACAAATCCATCAGAGTAATGTCTCCGGGTTTTGATCTTAGAGAAGTTGTCGATTGTCCAGGTGTAGGTCATGGATATAAGCTCATGACCCTCTTGCTGGTTATACATTCTTGTACCTACTTTAACCAAATCAAACCCACAGGTGATCAAGATCATGTACTACTAGTATAACAAAGGCAGCAGAAGCTAGCTAGGTTAGATTCAGAAAAACTGTAACATGCAGACCTTTTTCGAGTTGAATATGGTTGGCGGCTTGCcacagagagagagtgagaaagaGTGAGCGGAGGAGAGTGAGTGTGGGTGTGTGGAGGTGGGTGATGGAGGAGGACTTATATGCATGTAGTTGAGTTGAGATATGTGGATGGCTGTCTCCTGTCCGTACGAAGGACTTTCTGTAGGGCTTTACCGACATGAGACCAGGTGACGTGGCGCGCCATAGAGCCACAAAAGCGTTTGCGCTCAGGGGTCACTTGGGCCCCACCCAAGGAGAAGACTCCACGGAGCAGTTGCGGAGTTTTGTGCTGATTGGGAAAGAGGTCACGCTGAAAACAGCTTGCCAcctttttcttatcttttaCAATTCCCTCTTGACTCTTGAGATTTCCAATCTTATATCAGGGTGCGTCTGGGCTACGCAGGGCGTGTGGTACGCCGTTGTGGGCCCGTT
This portion of the Rosa chinensis cultivar Old Blush chromosome 1, RchiOBHm-V2, whole genome shotgun sequence genome encodes:
- the LOC112184895 gene encoding MATH domain and coiled-coil domain-containing protein At2g42480, with translation MYNQQEGHELISMTYTWTIDNFSKIKTRRHYSDGFVVGDFKWRIVVYPKGSNGRQYLSMYLNVADASKLPSGWSRYAEFTLTVVNQFNSDKSITIDTQHEFSEKKSDWGFTSFMPLSELFDPNEGYLVDDTCIVEAEVAVSKADIKVLKDQEAAFVEQELQSQSSDVDSVKYSDASTTHTSLSNEQTLAFQDAINSDPVRPTVDSVKVRNLKIEPRSDQVLPYQETDSPVSPPIVEDNDEAPSSPLTPVGELADFRGLGKVDKAFVPLLEEVCSWHPSLISCQRKRSLMFSGWAFTALGRLLHFLNTTKVKDMMEDPREHDPCEHLQVLWEEVETFRFDLSWLEPYVQSALGIKKFGEREGVLKKLREDDDALEAEMKRLRERLSVAEVDHAVAKRNLAKAEESFGEANLNSKLGYGRH